The genomic region AAACTTACTCTGTAGGCGTTAACGTTAAATTTTAAAAAATGAAAATGAAATTAAGATATTTAATTGTTTTCGGATTAGGACTTGGTCTAGCGACTACTTCCTGTTCTGAAGAGGATCTTGAGCCAACACTGGCTCAGTCCAAAAGTATAGAAACCAGTATCAATGCAACTGGTGACCTTCAAGCAGTATTAATTGGTGCTTATGAAAGACTACAGGAATCTTCATATTACGGTCGTGATAAGATCGTAATGGGAGAAATCATGTCTGATAATACTAGCTCTAACGCAAATTCGAACCGTTTTGTTACTGAAGCTCAGTTTTCTTTAACACCAGAGGCTGGGATCGCTGCGACATTGTGGACGAACTGGTACCAGGTAATTGGTTCTGCAAATATTGTTATTGGTGCTGAAGGTATTGATGGTGATGAAGCTACAATTAATCACTTGAAAGGTCAGGCTTACGCAATTAGAGCACTAGCTCATTTTGATCTGGTAACTTTTTACGGTCAGCAAAATGTTTCTGGTGGGGAGTCTGCCTTAGGTGTTCCTTACGTAACTAGCTTTAGAGATTCTGAAAATCTTTTCCCAGCAAGAAATACTGTTGGAGAAGTTAAGAACCTTGCATATGCAGATCTTGAAATGGCTGCTTCACTTATGACAGCTGGACTAGACGATCCTGCTAAAGAGTACATTTCTACTAATGCAGTTTATGCAATTGAAGCTAGAATCGCTAATTACTTTGGTGATCATGATAGAGCTTTAACAGCTTCTAAAATGGTAATCGATTCAGGTAATTATTCAGTAGCTAGTGAAGATGCGTTTTTAAGTACATTCTCTACAGATGGTGGTGCAAACGTTATTTGGGAAATTGCAAATACCGCTACAGATAATCCTGGAATCAATGGATTAGCTAACATCTATCAGGTAGGTGCTTATGGAGATGTGATCGCACTTCCTAACTTGGCTAATATCTATGATGAAGATGATATTCGTGGTGTTAGTGACTATGATCCTGCGACTGCAGTTGCTCCTTCTACTGTAATTGGGTTACATCCTGACGGTGCTTTTAGAAATGTTGGAAAATATCCATCATTCGCACCATATGAAGATAACGTACCAGTTATTCGATATGAAGAAGTTGTATTGATCTACGCTGAAGCTCTCTTGGCAACAGGTGGTGATGATGCATTGGATTGGTTAAACATGATCCCTGAAAACAGAGGTGCTGAATCTTACGATGAAGCGTCTTTGGAAAATATTCTACTTGAAAGACGTAAGGAGCTTGCTTTTGAAGGCTTCAGATTCCATGATTTAGTGAGAACTGGTATGGGTGTTGATGCTGTAGATCCAGTGTTACAATTGCATAGCGGAATTCCTTATGGTGATTTTAGATTAGCTTTACCAATTCCAACTTCTGAGGTTGGAGTGAATGCTAATGTAGTTCAGAACCAAGGTTACTAAATTTATCAATAGTTTAGATTATTAGAAAGCCGCTCATTTAGAGCGGCTTTTTTTATTCCCCAATTTCACAGAGTTTCTTACGTTATAAATTATAAATTTGCGTTACTATTATATTTATATGTATAGAGCCTTAACTTTTTTCTTTTTATTGATTTCATTTTCTGCTGCTAGTCAGGAAGATTTTGGACAGGATTCCAAACCACAAAAAAAACAAGATAGCATACCGCCGGTAGATCTTTATAAGATTATTTCTGTGAAGAATGACACTACTCACCTGGATACCACGCTTACCATACTTAAGGATTACAAGTTCAACTATCTTAGAAAAGATAATTTTGAGCTATTACCATTTTCAAATACCGGGCAAACTTACAATACCCTTAGTTATACCGAGGATAATACGAAAGCATTTCCTGGTTTTGGGGCAGAAGCAAGGCATTACAATTTTATGGAAGTGGACGATATTAACTATTATCAGGTTCCAACACCATGGACACAGCTTTATTTTAAAACCGTACCGGAACAAGGGCAGCAGCTCGATGCATTATTTACAATCAATACTTCTAAGAACCTGAATATGTTTATAGCGTATAAGGGAACGAGGGCATTAGGTAAATATCAGAATATTTTGACCAGCACTGGAAATCTAAGAATGGGGTTCTCCTATAATACAAATAATGATAGGTATCGTATAAAAGCACATTTCGTTTCTCAAGATCTAATGAATGAGGAAAACGGGGGGCTTGATAGCCTTGCGGTGCTTCAATATATTGCGGAAGAAGAAGAGTTCGATGATAGATCTGTACTCGATGTCAAATATGAGGATGCTGAGAGTACTCTCTTTGGGAAAAGGTTTTTTATTGATCATGAATATGAACTAACAGATCCCAGGGATTCCACCAATAATCTGAGTATTTCTCACATCTTTGATCATAGTTATAAAAAGTTTGTCTTTAATCAGGAAACTGCTGAAAATACTCTATATGGTGATTCTTTTGAGGCTACTAATCTACAAACATCTACTCGACTATATACAACGTTTAATGAAGTCGCAGTAAATTTTCAAAATGATGTACTTGGAAAACTCTCCTTAAAAGCCGGACATACTAATTACGACTATGGATATAACGCCGTCTATATAACAGAGGAATCTGTAGTAGGCAATAAACTTTTCGGAGATTTATTACATCTGGCTGCTACTTATCAGGAGCGTATTGGTGATTTTGATCTTAAAGCTGCAGGACGACTCAACCTCGATGATGATTTTTCCGGTAATTATCTGAATATTTCCGCTGGCTATGAATTCGATGATAAAAATAGTATCCGTTTCGGCTTCGATCAAAATAGCAGTTTGCCCAATTTCAATTTTCTGCTCTATCAGAACGATTATATAAATTATAACTGGCAGAACGATTTCGATAATGTAAGTTCACAGAGGTTATACGCCAGACTTTCTTCTGAAAAGTATGCGAACGTAAATTTTTTATTATCACAAATTGATAACTATACGTACTTTGCTGAAAATGAAAATGGGTCGGTAAAGCCTTTTCAATATGATCAGCCGGTTAGGCACTTAAAGCTGAAGGCTGAAAAAGAATTTGATTTTGGTCTCTTCGGAAGCTACAATACTATAATGTATCAGAATGTCCTGGAGGGAACAGGCGTTCTGAATGTTCCAGACCTGGTTACCAGGAATTCTATTTACTATAAGGACTTCTGGTTCGATAAGGCGCTTTATCTTCAAACAGGTTTCACTTTTAAGTATTTTACGAAGTTTGAAGCGAATGCCTATGATCCAATCCTGGCAGAATTTTATGTTCAGAATGAAGAAGAGATTGGTGGATTTCCTGTAGTGGACTATTTCTTCAATGCAAAAGTAGACAAAGCAAGGATCTTCTTTAAGTTGGAACATTTAAATTCTCTGGTTACCGGGAACAACAATTTCTCTGCGCCAGACTATCCATATACCGACTTTCTCGTAAGATTTGGCCTGGTTTGGGATCTTTTCCTGTAGTATTCTTAATGTTGTAATTATCATATCAAGTGCCTGTTTGATATTTAGTTGCTGAATTGATAAAAATACGCAGTTATCTGTTCTGTTTTGAATAGCTTTTTTCTGAAGTCTTTACGGTTAGCATAAATCGAATATTTTTTCCAAAAAGTCATTGTGTAATTAAAATTGGGGTGTATATTTGCAGCCGCTTTGGGAGCAAGGCGTATGTTCGTTGAGATTAGTAATGGTGGGTAATGCGGAAGGATCTGGCTTTAAAAAATTAAATTAAAATTTATTAAATTTTAGTTTGGTAGAAAGAAAAAAGTTAGTGTATATTTGCAGCCGCTTTGAGAGCAAGGCGTGAGTTCACTGAAAGGTATGTAAAGGGTAGGCTGTTGTTGGTCTAAGGCAAGAAAATAAAAATTAAATTTCTTTAAATTTTATTTG from Christiangramia sp. OXR-203 harbors:
- a CDS encoding RagB/SusD family nutrient uptake outer membrane protein, with the protein product MKMKLRYLIVFGLGLGLATTSCSEEDLEPTLAQSKSIETSINATGDLQAVLIGAYERLQESSYYGRDKIVMGEIMSDNTSSNANSNRFVTEAQFSLTPEAGIAATLWTNWYQVIGSANIVIGAEGIDGDEATINHLKGQAYAIRALAHFDLVTFYGQQNVSGGESALGVPYVTSFRDSENLFPARNTVGEVKNLAYADLEMAASLMTAGLDDPAKEYISTNAVYAIEARIANYFGDHDRALTASKMVIDSGNYSVASEDAFLSTFSTDGGANVIWEIANTATDNPGINGLANIYQVGAYGDVIALPNLANIYDEDDIRGVSDYDPATAVAPSTVIGLHPDGAFRNVGKYPSFAPYEDNVPVIRYEEVVLIYAEALLATGGDDALDWLNMIPENRGAESYDEASLENILLERRKELAFEGFRFHDLVRTGMGVDAVDPVLQLHSGIPYGDFRLALPIPTSEVGVNANVVQNQGY
- a CDS encoding putative porin yields the protein MYRALTFFFLLISFSAASQEDFGQDSKPQKKQDSIPPVDLYKIISVKNDTTHLDTTLTILKDYKFNYLRKDNFELLPFSNTGQTYNTLSYTEDNTKAFPGFGAEARHYNFMEVDDINYYQVPTPWTQLYFKTVPEQGQQLDALFTINTSKNLNMFIAYKGTRALGKYQNILTSTGNLRMGFSYNTNNDRYRIKAHFVSQDLMNEENGGLDSLAVLQYIAEEEEFDDRSVLDVKYEDAESTLFGKRFFIDHEYELTDPRDSTNNLSISHIFDHSYKKFVFNQETAENTLYGDSFEATNLQTSTRLYTTFNEVAVNFQNDVLGKLSLKAGHTNYDYGYNAVYITEESVVGNKLFGDLLHLAATYQERIGDFDLKAAGRLNLDDDFSGNYLNISAGYEFDDKNSIRFGFDQNSSLPNFNFLLYQNDYINYNWQNDFDNVSSQRLYARLSSEKYANVNFLLSQIDNYTYFAENENGSVKPFQYDQPVRHLKLKAEKEFDFGLFGSYNTIMYQNVLEGTGVLNVPDLVTRNSIYYKDFWFDKALYLQTGFTFKYFTKFEANAYDPILAEFYVQNEEEIGGFPVVDYFFNAKVDKARIFFKLEHLNSLVTGNNNFSAPDYPYTDFLVRFGLVWDLFL